The DNA segment CGGCGGCCGCGAGTTCGCCGTCGCTGAAGCCGCCCTGGGTGCCCAGGCTGCTGTGCACGCTCACGGCGATGCGGTGGCCGAGCGATTCGGCCGCGGCGCGCAGCGCCTCGGCCACCATGAAGCTGTGCGCCGGGCCGGCCTGGCTCGCGGCGATGGCGATGAGTTGGGCCATGGTGTGTGTCTCCTGATTGCTTAGAGCGGCGTGGCCTGGATGGATGCGGCCAGGGCGTCCACCTCGGCGCGCGGCGGCAGTCCCGGCGCGATGCGCTGGATGCGGGCGGCCGCGCAGGCCATGCCGAAGATCGCGGCAGCGGGCATGGCCCGCCCCTGCGACAGTGCAGCGAGCGAGCCCGCCACCAGCGCGTCGCCCGCGCCCACCGTGGTGGCCACGGGCACGCGGGCGGCCGCGGCCTGCCAGCAGCCTTCGGCCGTGGCGATCACCGCACCGTCGCCGCCGAGGGACACGGCCAGCTGCCGCACCCCGTGCGCGCGGCACAGCATGCGCGCGGCCTCCGCCACGTCGGCAGGCGTGGGCAGTTCGCGGCCGGCCAGTTCTTCCAGTTCCGCCCGGTTGGGCTTGATGAAGTCCACGGGCACCACGGCGCCGCGCGCCGGATCGGCCAGCGCCTGCAGCAGCTGCCGCAGGACCGCGCCGCCCGTGTCGATGGCGATGCGCGCTCCGCGCGCGGCCACGGCGCGGGCGATGCGCTCCCACACGGCGGCATCCGCGCCGGGCGGCAGGCTGCCGGCCAGTTCGCACCAGTCGCCGGCCTGCACCTGGGCACACAGCGAGGCAACCAGGCCGGCCTCGGCGCGCGCGAGGGCCGCGGGCTCCAGGGCCAGGCCGGGCAGGTTGATGTCGGTGGAGTCGCCGCGCGCGGCGTCGGCGATCTTGATGTTCGTTCGCGTGGCGCCCGGCAGGCGCAGCATGCCGTCCGCGATGCCGCGTGCGGCGAAGGCGGCCACGAACACCGCGTCGTTGTCCGCGCCCAGCCAGCCGGTGGCCGTCACCGGCACGCCCAGCGCCGCGAGCACGGCCGCCACGCCCACGCCCTTGCCGCCGGCTTCCACCTGCTGACCGAGCGCGCGGTGCACGTTGCCGGGCACGAGCGCCTGCACGCGCACGGTGTGGTCGATGGCCGGGTTGAGGGTGACCGTGAAGACCCGGGGCGTTGCGTGATCAGCCATGGTCGGCCTCCTGCCCGGGTGCCTGCGGGGCCGGGCGCAGCGCGGCACCCAGGGCGCGCACCTCATCGGCCGTGTCCACGTCGAGCGCGCTGCGCGCCAGCGCCTGCAGCTCGGCCAGGGCATGGCGCCTCAGCAGCGCCTTGACGGTGCCGATGTCGCCGGCACTCATGCTCAGCTCCTGCACGCCCAGGCCCACGAGCAGCGCCGCGCCCAGCGGCTC comes from the Paracidovorax avenae ATCC 19860 genome and includes:
- a CDS encoding 1-phosphofructokinase family hexose kinase, which translates into the protein MADHATPRVFTVTLNPAIDHTVRVQALVPGNVHRALGQQVEAGGKGVGVAAVLAALGVPVTATGWLGADNDAVFVAAFAARGIADGMLRLPGATRTNIKIADAARGDSTDINLPGLALEPAALARAEAGLVASLCAQVQAGDWCELAGSLPPGADAAVWERIARAVAARGARIAIDTGGAVLRQLLQALADPARGAVVPVDFIKPNRAELEELAGRELPTPADVAEAARMLCRAHGVRQLAVSLGGDGAVIATAEGCWQAAAARVPVATTVGAGDALVAGSLAALSQGRAMPAAAIFGMACAAARIQRIAPGLPPRAEVDALAASIQATPL